GACGGCTGGCCGGATATCCCTGGCCGGGCCGCTGCTGCAGGCCTTTCTGGTCATCTGCCTGTCCGGGGTGCTCTTCTTCCTTCTCTACCTCTGGGCAAGCGCGCGCCTGATGCCGGACGCGGCGGCCCCCATGCTGGATCTCCTGGGCAAAATACGACGAAAATTCCTGCGTCGTACATCGTGACGAAATAAAACCACGGAGAGGATGGACACGGCCTCCGATTACGGATATCGTCCCATACATCTTTATTTTTTTCCATCGCACTGCCGCCGCATGCAAAAGGAGGATTCCTCATGAAACTGCCGACAAAACTGGCCTGCGCCGTAGCTGCCCTGGTCTGCCTGTGGGCAGCGATGGCCTTTGCCGCGCAAGACACCACGTGCGACATGCCCCTCATCACCGGCGAACACTGGTCCAACGCCACGGCCCAGGAAAAGCTGGCCTTCCTGGCGGGCATGGCCACCGTCATCGAACTGGAGCAGGAAGTACAGGGCGACACCCCCGGCGAATGCAAGACACTCATCCATTCCTGGATCAAGGGCATCGGCGATCAGCGTCTGGTGGACATGCGGGCCAAACTGGACCAGTGGTACGCCGCCAACCCGGACAAGCGCGCCGACTCCGTGGTGGAAGTGCTGTGGCATCAATTCGTGGCCCCCAAACTTGGCGCCAAGCAGTGAGGTCGTCATGCATAAAATTCTTCTCTCCCTGGCTCTGGCCGGCCTGCTCCTGGGAGCAGCCTGTACGAACATGACGCCCACCCAGCAGGGCGCGCTTTCCGGCGGCGTCATCGGCGCGGGTGCGGGCGCGGGCATTGCAGCCATTGCCGGCGGCAACGCCGGCGTGGGCGCGGCACTGGGCGGCGCCCTGGGCGTGGTGGGCGGTGCCTTGTACGGCAACCAGCAGGAACAGCAGCAGAAAAGAAAATAACGCACGCACGCCGCAGGCCTTTGCTTTGGCGAAAGCGGATATGGCGTGAACAGTGCTTCCCCGGCGCTCGGGAGGAACCATTCCCTGGAATGCGTGCTCCCGAGCGCTGATTGTTTGCCCCCTCCAGAGATTTCCGCGTCCTTTCTTGACAGAATAAAACCCCCATGTTCTTGGATGGAAAACATGGAGGATGCCGTATGGATCGGCGGACTTTTCTCAAATCGACCCTTGCCACCCCCGTTGCCATAACCGTTGCCACTGCAGGCACAGGCTTCCTTGGCGCGCAATGCGCCCATGCGCGCGGCATCCCTGCCAGTGCATTTCCCGGCCTGCCCAAAGACATCCATTATCCTGGCCCGCCGGCCGGCACGATCACGACGTCCATCACGGATCTGTACAAGATCGGCCCTGGCCCCTCCAGCTCCCACACCCTGGCCCCGCTGCGTATTGCCAGCGACTTTCGCAGCCTGCTTGAAAGCCTGCCCGCGAATCAGCTTGCCGCAGCCGAGCGCATCGCAGCGCACCTGTTCGGCAGCCTCTCCTCCACCGGCAAGGGGCACCGTACCGACCGGGCCATCCTGGCCGGGCTCCTGGGCCAAAAGCCGGAAACCTGCGACCCTGCCGTCATGGACGCCCTGGCCGACGAAAGCCGACACCATCAAATCTCCATCGCCGAAAAGGTCTTCACCGTCGGCCACGACATCATTGTCTGGGATCGCGTGGAGCATGACTTCCCGTTCAGCAACACCCTGATCATGACGGTCAGAGGAAAAGACGGCACGGAGCTTGTTTCCCGGGAATACTATTCCACCGGCGGCGGCTTCTTCTCCTGGAAGGAACAGCCGGTGCAACCGCGGGGAAAGCCGGTGCATGCGTACGGCAGCATGACAGCCTTCACCGCCGTGGCCGCGAAGACGGGCAAGGCGCTTCACGAAATCATGCGTGAAAACGAGATGGCCATCATGGGCTGCACCCCGGCCGCCATCGACGCGCATCTGGATCTGGTGCTCGACACCATGCTTGAGGGAGTGGAACTTGGGTTGCGCGAAGACGGCCTGCTGCCGGGGCCCTTTGAGTTCCACCGCAAGGCCCGACGCATTCACGAGCAGGCGCAAACCATGCCAGGGCCGGACGCCTTCATGCAACTGCTGAGCAGTTACGCCCTGGCCGTCTCCGAAGGCAACGCCGCTGGCCGGCTGGCAGTCACTGCGCCGACGCTCGGGTCTGCCGGCACCGTGCCTGCCCTGGTGTATGTGATGCACAAACACCTGAACCTGCCCCGGGAAGCCATGCGCAAGGGGTTGCTTGCCGCGGCGCTGGTGGGCTTTCTGTGCAAGAACAACGCAAGCGTGGCCGGGGCAGAGGTGGGCTGTCAGGGAGAAATCGGCGTGGCATCGTCCATGGCTGCGGCCATGGTTGCCTATGCGTCGGCGGCGCCGCTGGCCGTCACCGAAATGGCCGCAACCATCGCCCTGGAACACCACCTGGGCATGTCCTGCGATCCTGTGGGCGGCTTCGTGCTCATCCCATGCATTGAGCGCAACGCCTTCGGGGCGCTCAAGGCCTACAACGCCTGGCTGATGGCGAAAAACGAAATCGCCTCGCAGCATTGGGAGGACCTTGACCGGGTTATCATGGCCATGCTGCAAACCGGCAAGGCCCTGCCCGCGGCCTTCAAAGAGATGGGTACCGCCGGCCTTGGCATGACCATGGTCGATTGCTGATCAGGCCCGAACGCCGCAGGGATCGGGACATGCAACCTAGAGCAAGGTATCTTTGAAAGGAGTTCTCGGGGGAAAACCTTTNTTTCTGAAGAAAGGTTTTCCCTCTCGCAACGCCCTTTTTCAAAAGTAAAATGCCCTACCGCAGCGCCGCCGCCAGCAAGGCCTGGGTGTACGGGTGCTGCGGGGCGTTGAAGATGGCGTCCCGATCCCCCTCCTCCACCACCACCCCCTGGCGCATGACCAGAATGCGGTGACACAGGGCGCGCACGATCTTCAGATCGTGGCTGATGCAGCAATAGGCCAGGCCGTAGCGCGTCTGCAGATCCCGCAACAGCGCCACCACCTGGGCCTGCACCGAACGATCCAGCGACGATGTCGGCTCGTCCAGCACCACCAGCCGCGGCCTGAGCACCAGGGCCCGGGCAATGGCGATGCGCTGGCGCTGGCCACCGGAAAACTCATGCGGGTAACGCTCCCGGATGGCCGGGTCCAGCCCCACGGCGGTCAGGGCCTCGGCCACGCGGCGTTCGCGCTCCGCCCGGTCCCGCACCTGCTGCACCACCAGACCTTCGTCCACGATCTGTTGAATGGTCAGGCGCGGCGAGAGGCTGCCAAAGGGATCCTGAAAGACGATCTGCATGGACTGGCGCAGGGTGCGCATGGCCGCGGCGTCCCGGTGCTGCAGGGTACGGAGATCCTGCCCGGCAAAACGCAGGCCGCCCTCGCTGCGTTCCAGCCGCAGGGCCGCCAGGCCCAGGGTGGTCTTGCCCGAGCCGGATTCGCCCACAATGCCCAGGCTTTCCCCTTCCCGAATGGCGAAGCTGATGCCGTCCACGGCCTTCACGTGCCCCACGGTGCGGCGGAACACCCCGCGCCTGACGGGGAACCATACCCGCAGATCCTGCGTCTCCAGGAGCACCGGCGCATCCGGCCGCACGGGCGCGGGCGCGCCGGCGGGCTCCGCAGCCAGGAGCATTTTGGTGTAGTCGTGCTGCGGTGCGGCAAACAGCGCCGCCGTGGGCTGCACTTCCTTGAGCTCACCCAGATGCATCACCGCCGTGCGATGCGCCACACTGCGCACCACGCCGAGGTCGTGGGTGATGAGCAGCACGGCCATGCCCAGGCGGCGTTGCAGATCGGCGATGAGTTCGAGGATCTGCGCCTGGATGGTCACGTCCAGGGCGGTGGTGGGCTCGTCGGCGATGAGCAGCTTCGGCTCCCCGGCCAGGGCCATGGCAATCATCACCCGCTGTCGCTGCCCGCCGGAAAGCTGGTGCGGGTACGCCTTCAGCCGGGTCTCGGGCCGGTCGATGCCCACCAGTTCCAGCAGCTCCAGCACCCGCCGCCGGGCGGCGGCGTTGGTCAGCCCCTTGTGCAGGGCCAGCACTTCGCCAATCTGCCCTTCCACGGTGTGCAGGGGATTGAGGGCGGTCATGGGCTCCTGGAAGATCACCCCCGCCGCGCCGCCGCGCAACTGCCGCAGGGTGCGGGGCGAGGCGTTCAGCACGTCCGTCCCGTCCAGCAGAATCCGTCCGCCATAGACCGTCTCCCGCGGGGGCAGGAGCCTGAGCGCCGACAGCGCCGTGACGGTTTTGCCGGAGCCGGACTCGCCCACCAGGGCCAGCGTCTCGCCGGCATGCACCTGCAGGGAGACGCCCTGCACCGCCTGGACCACTGCACCGCTGCCAACATCGCCGGTCAGGAAGCCGATGCGCAGATCCTGGATATCGAGGAGAGGACCGGGCATCAGCGCTGCCGCCTGGGGTCGAAGGCGTCGCGGGCAGCCTCGCCCATGAACACCAGCAGGGCCAGGGTGCCGCCCAGTACGAAGAAGCCGGCCAGGCCGATCCAGGGGGCATTGGGATTGTTCTTGCCCTGGGCCAACAGCTCACCCAGGGAGGGCGAGCCCGGCGGCAGGCCGAAGCCGAGAAAGTCCAGTGAGGTCAAGGTGGTGATGCCTCCCACCAGGATGAAGGGCAGATACGTGATGGTGGAGACCATGGCGTTGGGCAGAATGTGGATGCGCATGATGGCTGCATCCGTGCGGCCCAGGGCCCTGGCGGCGCGCACATACTCCAGGTTGCGGCCGCGCAAAAATTCCGCCCGCACCAGATCCACCAGACTCATCCAGCTGAACAGCAGCATGATGCCCAGCAGCCACCAGAAATTGGGCGTGACCACGTTCGCCAGGATGATCAGCAAAAACAGCACCGGCAGCCCGGACCAGATCTCCAGGAACCGCTGGAAGACAAGATCCAGCATGCCGCCGTAGTAGCCCTGCACCGCGCCGGCCACCACGCCGATCACCGAGGAGATGAGCGTCAGCGCCAGGCCGAACAGTACGGAGATGCGGAAGCCG
This sequence is a window from Megalodesulfovibrio gigas DSM 1382 = ATCC 19364. Protein-coding genes within it:
- a CDS encoding ABC transporter permease, which encodes MAFRISPLARRRWAAFRANRRGWVSLWLFVVLFVLSLGAEFLANDRPVFVWYEGRAYWPVFTDYPETTFGGFFPTTAVYTDPEVQALIEEKGWMLWPPVRYRYDTLNKELPSPPPTPPSAGNLLGTDDHGRDILARCIYGFRISVLFGLALTLISSVIGVVAGAVQGYYGGMLDLVFQRFLEIWSGLPVLFLLIILANVVTPNFWWLLGIMLLFSWMSLVDLVRAEFLRGRNLEYVRAARALGRTDAAIMRIHILPNAMVSTITYLPFILVGGITTLTSLDFLGFGLPPGSPSLGELLAQGKNNPNAPWIGLAGFFVLGGTLALLVFMGEAARDAFDPRRQR
- a CDS encoding L-serine ammonia-lyase — encoded protein: MDRRTFLKSTLATPVAITVATAGTGFLGAQCAHARGIPASAFPGLPKDIHYPGPPAGTITTSITDLYKIGPGPSSSHTLAPLRIASDFRSLLESLPANQLAAAERIAAHLFGSLSSTGKGHRTDRAILAGLLGQKPETCDPAVMDALADESRHHQISIAEKVFTVGHDIIVWDRVEHDFPFSNTLIMTVRGKDGTELVSREYYSTGGGFFSWKEQPVQPRGKPVHAYGSMTAFTAVAAKTGKALHEIMRENEMAIMGCTPAAIDAHLDLVLDTMLEGVELGLREDGLLPGPFEFHRKARRIHEQAQTMPGPDAFMQLLSSYALAVSEGNAAGRLAVTAPTLGSAGTVPALVYVMHKHLNLPREAMRKGLLAAALVGFLCKNNASVAGAEVGCQGEIGVASSMAAAMVAYASAAPLAVTEMAATIALEHHLGMSCDPVGGFVLIPCIERNAFGALKAYNAWLMAKNEIASQHWEDLDRVIMAMLQTGKALPAAFKEMGTAGLGMTMVDC
- a CDS encoding ABC transporter ATP-binding protein — encoded protein: MPGPLLDIQDLRIGFLTGDVGSGAVVQAVQGVSLQVHAGETLALVGESGSGKTVTALSALRLLPPRETVYGGRILLDGTDVLNASPRTLRQLRGGAAGVIFQEPMTALNPLHTVEGQIGEVLALHKGLTNAAARRRVLELLELVGIDRPETRLKAYPHQLSGGQRQRVMIAMALAGEPKLLIADEPTTALDVTIQAQILELIADLQRRLGMAVLLITHDLGVVRSVAHRTAVMHLGELKEVQPTAALFAAPQHDYTKMLLAAEPAGAPAPVRPDAPVLLETQDLRVWFPVRRGVFRRTVGHVKAVDGISFAIREGESLGIVGESGSGKTTLGLAALRLERSEGGLRFAGQDLRTLQHRDAAAMRTLRQSMQIVFQDPFGSLSPRLTIQQIVDEGLVVQQVRDRAERERRVAEALTAVGLDPAIRERYPHEFSGGQRQRIAIARALVLRPRLVVLDEPTSSLDRSVQAQVVALLRDLQTRYGLAYCCISHDLKIVRALCHRILVMRQGVVVEEGDRDAIFNAPQHPYTQALLAAALR